The proteins below come from a single Chitinophaga pinensis DSM 2588 genomic window:
- a CDS encoding EamA family transporter — protein MKKSNTNAYMALVLVSIFWGTTYLASRIGVRHTHGLMLAGVRQTIAGILLTGFFLLRGFKFPEKIILSRLFVIGVMMLCMSNGLITWAMQYIPSGLCAIIVATVPIWITIFSYFLVQRTKFTILLITGMLVGLLGVGGIFYDYLPSLANPEFRFGIFLTLISCISWAIGSVLTARWALKINFLYGAGFQMLFSGIVMTGTAILMGYSLPLDGFNRELWGSIFYLVFFGSILGYSSYVFALNNLPTSLASVYAYINPIVAVLLGWLILQEHLNWTTGLSCLVTLGGVYMVNMAVNRNKKEYGTTKS, from the coding sequence ATGAAAAAGTCAAACACGAATGCCTATATGGCATTGGTGCTGGTAAGTATTTTCTGGGGTACCACCTATCTGGCTTCCAGGATTGGCGTACGCCACACGCACGGATTAATGCTGGCGGGAGTCAGACAAACAATCGCCGGTATCCTTTTAACCGGGTTCTTTTTGCTGAGAGGATTTAAGTTTCCGGAAAAGATTATTCTGTCACGTCTCTTTGTAATTGGGGTCATGATGCTTTGTATGAGCAATGGTTTAATTACGTGGGCCATGCAATACATTCCCAGTGGTCTTTGTGCAATTATTGTTGCAACAGTGCCTATCTGGATAACTATATTCAGTTATTTCCTGGTACAACGTACAAAATTTACCATCTTGCTGATAACAGGCATGTTGGTTGGATTACTGGGTGTGGGAGGGATCTTCTATGATTATCTGCCGAGCCTTGCAAATCCGGAGTTTCGGTTCGGTATTTTCCTGACCCTGATCTCCTGTATCAGCTGGGCGATCGGTTCGGTACTGACGGCAAGATGGGCGCTCAAGATAAACTTTTTATACGGCGCCGGTTTTCAGATGCTGTTCAGTGGTATTGTCATGACAGGGACAGCCATACTAATGGGGTATTCTTTACCGTTAGACGGTTTTAACAGGGAGCTTTGGGGGAGCATTTTTTATCTTGTCTTCTTCGGTTCCATACTGGGATACTCCTCCTATGTGTTCGCATTGAACAACCTGCCGACTTCCCTGGCTTCCGTATACGCCTATATTAATCCGATTGTGGCGGTATTACTGGGATGGCTGATCCTGCAGGAGCACCTGAACTGGACAACAGGGCTTTCCTGCCTGGTAACCTTGGGCGGCGTTTATATGGTAAATATGGCTGTAAACAGAAACAAAAAAGAATATGGAACCACTAAATCATGA
- a CDS encoding GNAT family N-acetyltransferase, with translation MEPLNHEVRLIDYIPAYQVHFERLNRWWIEKYFTVEPVDVDVLGNPDKHILAKGGDIIFAAVGENIVGTVALKPIDAVSAEMTKMAVDEAYQGHKIGWKLAKGILDLARKKGLEKVILYSNTRLAPAITMYQKLGFREIPVEEGRYVRSDIKMEIILAEENPHYIIAEELLKTVNAALPLLREMSEMTAAERFSRYKWSPKEIVGHLIDSAINNNVRFIRSQQISLLEIPGYTQEFWVKGQAWQLSSWQEIIELWAVMNRHLALTIRAIPAGALNNLISINEKEPVTLQYVVTDYLHHLKHHLSQVKIIL, from the coding sequence ATGGAACCACTAAATCATGAGGTTAGACTCATCGACTACATACCAGCTTATCAAGTGCATTTCGAACGACTGAACCGGTGGTGGATAGAAAAGTATTTTACCGTAGAGCCGGTAGACGTGGACGTGCTTGGTAATCCTGATAAGCATATTCTCGCCAAAGGAGGAGACATTATTTTTGCCGCTGTAGGTGAAAATATTGTAGGAACAGTCGCCTTGAAACCAATAGACGCCGTTAGTGCAGAGATGACCAAGATGGCTGTGGACGAGGCTTATCAGGGACATAAGATAGGTTGGAAGCTGGCAAAAGGCATCCTGGACCTGGCCAGGAAAAAAGGATTGGAAAAGGTCATATTATACTCCAATACAAGATTGGCGCCTGCCATCACGATGTATCAGAAGCTCGGATTTAGAGAAATTCCTGTGGAAGAGGGACGTTACGTGCGGAGTGATATCAAGATGGAGATCATTCTGGCCGAGGAAAATCCTCATTATATCATCGCGGAGGAACTTCTGAAAACGGTAAATGCGGCGTTACCGCTTTTACGTGAGATGTCAGAAATGACAGCAGCAGAGCGGTTTTCCAGGTATAAATGGAGTCCAAAGGAGATCGTCGGACATTTAATTGATTCAGCAATTAATAATAATGTTCGTTTTATACGATCACAACAAATATCTTTGCTGGAAATTCCTGGCTATACACAGGAATTTTGGGTAAAGGGACAAGCCTGGCAGTTGAGCAGCTGGCAGGAAATTATTGAATTATGGGCGGTGATGAACAGACATCTGGCGTTAACAATACGCGCCATACCCGCCGGAGCACTAAACAACCTTATCAGTATTAATGAGAAAGAACCTGTCACACTGCAATATGTGGTGACGGATTATTTGCATCATTTAAAACATCATCTATCACAAGTGAAAATAATATTATAA
- a CDS encoding NUDIX domain-containing protein: MEMQQNPWTILSSEKKYDNPWIKVTEHQVINPSGGNGIYGVVHFKNAAIGVVALDEHNNIYLVGQYRFPLEQFSWEIPEGGGPLGIDPLLGAQRELLEETGLVAADWQPIVHMHLSNSVSDEAAVIFLARNLEQREAEPEETEQLFTKKVPFETAYQMVKNHEITDSMSVAAILKLKLMMLEGEIQSAL, encoded by the coding sequence ATGGAAATGCAACAGAACCCCTGGACGATTTTGTCCAGCGAGAAGAAATACGATAATCCCTGGATAAAAGTGACAGAACACCAGGTGATCAACCCTTCCGGGGGTAATGGCATCTATGGCGTGGTACACTTTAAGAACGCCGCAATCGGCGTGGTGGCCCTGGATGAACACAATAATATATACCTGGTAGGGCAGTATCGCTTCCCACTTGAACAATTCAGCTGGGAGATTCCCGAAGGCGGTGGGCCATTAGGCATAGATCCGTTATTGGGAGCTCAGCGGGAATTGCTGGAAGAAACGGGTCTGGTAGCTGCAGACTGGCAACCCATTGTCCACATGCACCTGTCCAATTCAGTCTCAGATGAAGCGGCTGTGATATTTCTGGCCCGTAACCTGGAACAGCGCGAGGCAGAACCAGAAGAAACTGAACAATTGTTCACTAAGAAAGTGCCTTTTGAGACCGCTTATCAGATGGTGAAAAACCATGAAATCACTGATTCCATGTCTGTTGCCGCCATTCTGAAGCTAAAACTGATGATGTTGGAAGGCGAGATTCAGTCAGCCTTGTAG
- the rlmB gene encoding 23S rRNA (guanosine(2251)-2'-O)-methyltransferase RlmB — protein sequence MEQRKFKKPGGFRQHAPRPKASSLVIGRQPIVEAMKAGKAIERIFMLRGATGEIIPQIRQLAEQYNIPINLVPVEKLNGLTSANHQGCVAITGNINYLDLQDVISHVTEQGQTPLFLILDGITDVRNIGAIARSAVCCGAQAIIIPDRGIAALNEEAIKSSAGALETISVCRVNSLLKAIDTLHLNGIKVIASEMEAETKLYDCQLQEPVAVIMGSEDKGVFPALIKASDTLFHIPMAGNFESFNVSVAAGIILYEAMKQRGA from the coding sequence ATGGAACAACGAAAATTTAAGAAGCCTGGCGGTTTCCGTCAGCATGCTCCCAGGCCCAAGGCATCATCTCTGGTGATTGGCAGACAGCCAATTGTGGAAGCGATGAAAGCAGGCAAGGCCATTGAGCGTATTTTTATGTTGCGCGGTGCAACAGGGGAGATTATCCCTCAGATCAGACAGTTAGCAGAACAATATAATATTCCGATAAATCTGGTTCCGGTAGAGAAACTGAACGGGTTAACCTCTGCCAATCACCAGGGCTGTGTGGCCATCACTGGCAATATCAACTACCTGGATCTTCAGGATGTGATATCTCATGTAACCGAACAGGGCCAGACTCCTTTATTCCTGATCCTGGACGGTATTACCGACGTCCGTAATATCGGCGCCATTGCCCGTAGTGCAGTGTGTTGCGGGGCTCAGGCAATCATTATCCCTGACAGAGGAATTGCTGCCCTGAATGAGGAAGCGATTAAGTCTTCTGCAGGAGCATTGGAAACAATCTCCGTATGCCGGGTGAACAGTCTGTTGAAAGCGATTGATACCCTCCATCTGAATGGTATCAAGGTGATTGCCAGCGAAATGGAGGCTGAAACAAAGCTCTATGACTGTCAGCTGCAGGAGCCGGTAGCAGTAATTATGGGATCGGAAGACAAAGGCGTGTTCCCGGCATTGATAAAAGCTTCGGATACCCTGTTCCACATTCCTATGGCCGGAAACTTTGAGTCATTCAATGTCTCTGTTGCGGCGGGCATTATCCTGTATGAGGCCATGAAACAGAGAGGCGCATAA